Within the Pseudomonadota bacterium genome, the region ACCAGATTTCTTTAGCAAGTTGACGTATCACATCTTGATCACGCGCTTGCACTGGAGAAATTGTAGGTAAGGCATTTAGCTTATTCATGAGTCGAATCCTGATCGATTCATAGTTCGTGGCGGCCTAATCGTATAGTGTTACTGTATCAGAGGGTCGCGTCTTAAATCGTTTATGTACCCAATAATATTGCTCTGGCATTTTTTGAACTTGGTTTTCAATAAATTCATTCATGGTTCTGGTATCGGCTAATAAATCGTCAGACGGGTAGTTGCTCCATGCAGGAAAAAATTCGATCTCATAGGGTTTGTTTGGACCAAATTGGCGTATGGTAACTGGAACAATTTTTGCATCAGTTAGCATCGCTAACCGCGGTACAGCATTTACAGTGGCCGCGATAACGCCAAAAAAAGGAACAAACATCGCATCTTTCGGGCCGAAGTCCATATCTGGCAGAAACAGCAGAGGCAGCCGTGCCTGGAGCGCTCGCACTACGTTTTTGATTCCATCCTGTCTGGAGAAGAGTCTAATATCTCCCAATCGAGTGCGCCGCGAAATTAAAAATTGGTTCAGCACGAGATCTTTTTGTATGCTGTACATCGATTGGAGGTCAATCTCGAGTGAGAGCCTTATAGCAAGGATTTCGAGCCCAACGAAGTGAGGTGCAAGGATTATGACAGGGCCCTCTGTAAGGGCTTGATCGAGTGTTCCCTTACCACGAATTTCAGCCAATTTTTTGATTGCGGCGCTGCTTGACCACCAAGCAATCGAATAGTCTGAGATTGCTCGACCAAGTGCCATAAAATGATTTAAGGCCAAGATTAGCCTTTGTTGAGAGGATAGGTTTGGAAAACAAAGTTTAAGATTTGTTTTAACGACGTGCCTACGTTCACTTGAGAGCAAGAAAAACAAAAGTCCTATGAGACGACCAATTACGCTCAAAATGTGTCGGGGCAAAAAGTGTAGAGCCCAGAGTATAGCCAGTACAATTCTAGTCATTATTTGCCTAAGCATCTAAAAATCATGATTAGAATGACTTTATCACTTGGAGTTTTAGTTCATTTTTGGTATTCTTCTCAACCATTTCCTGTAGTTTTGAGGTAGATCTGTGAGTGAATACTTGTTTACATCTGAATCTGTCTCTGAGGGCCATCCTGATAAAGTGGCAGATCAAATTTCGGATGCAGTCTTAGATGCTATTTTAGCGCAAGATCCTTCCGCCAGGGTTGCGGCTGAAACGCTAGTTAATACTGGGCTCGTGGTTATGGCTGGAGAAATCACCACGTCAGCTACTGTTGATTTTCAGCAAGTTGCTAGGGATACGTTAAAACGTATTGGGTATGACAACACGGATTTCGGCATTGATTACAGAGGGTGCTCTGTTCTTGTGGCTTATGATAAGCAGAGTCCAGATATCAAGCGGGGGGTTGATGCGGCGCATGATGACCCCTTGAATCAAGGTGCTGGGGATCAGGGCTTGATGTTTGGCTACGCCTGTGATGAAACAGGCGTATATATGCCGTTAGCGATCCATCTATCCCACCGGCTGGTTGAGCGGCAGTCTGAGCTGCGCCGGGACGGACGTTTGCCTTGGTTGAGACCAGATGCGAAATCTCAGGTAACTCTGCGATATGTTGATGGCAAACCTCAGGCCA harbors:
- a CDS encoding lipid A biosynthesis acyltransferase; its protein translation is MTRIVLAILWALHFLPRHILSVIGRLIGLLFFLLSSERRHVVKTNLKLCFPNLSSQQRLILALNHFMALGRAISDYSIAWWSSSAAIKKLAEIRGKGTLDQALTEGPVIILAPHFVGLEILAIRLSLEIDLQSMYSIQKDLVLNQFLISRRTRLGDIRLFSRQDGIKNVVRALQARLPLLFLPDMDFGPKDAMFVPFFGVIAATVNAVPRLAMLTDAKIVPVTIRQFGPNKPYEIEFFPAWSNYPSDDLLADTRTMNEFIENQVQKMPEQYYWVHKRFKTRPSDTVTLYD